The Streptomyces sp. NBC_01268 genome window below encodes:
- a CDS encoding ADP-ribosylglycohydrolase family protein encodes MIGETVCDIRERARGALLGLAVGDALGAPAENLRPSEIRRRWGRIEGFVTDRPAGTDDTEYAIFSGLLLARHGSALTVAHVERAWHHWIADLDEGPFRGAGFSERGTLENLRRGLAAPISAQHRHAWSDGLAMRAAPFGVFAAGRPAEAARLVAIDGSVSHEGEGIYGGQAVAAGVAAAMGGASVTSVIAAALSVVPMDSWTARSMRRAVVAAQRVQPDPLTRERTVRSAVVIGGYPWTDLAPEAVALAFGAFAAARGDFRTAVLTAVNMGRDADTTAAVAGALAGASGGLAAVPEEWSTAISPVTGSCLPSMRGYHVLDIADLLTPEEDAL; translated from the coding sequence ATGATCGGCGAGACGGTGTGTGACATCCGGGAGCGCGCGAGGGGCGCGCTGCTCGGACTCGCGGTGGGCGACGCGCTCGGCGCGCCCGCCGAGAACCTGCGCCCCTCGGAGATCCGGCGCCGGTGGGGCCGGATCGAGGGCTTCGTGACGGACCGCCCCGCGGGCACGGACGACACCGAGTACGCCATCTTCTCCGGCCTGCTGCTCGCCCGGCACGGCTCGGCGCTGACCGTCGCCCACGTGGAACGGGCCTGGCACCACTGGATCGCCGACCTCGACGAGGGCCCGTTCCGCGGCGCCGGCTTCTCCGAGCGCGGCACCCTGGAGAACCTGCGCCGGGGCCTGGCCGCCCCCATCTCCGCCCAGCACCGGCACGCCTGGAGCGACGGTCTCGCCATGCGGGCCGCACCCTTCGGGGTCTTCGCGGCGGGCCGCCCCGCCGAGGCGGCCCGCCTGGTCGCCATCGACGGGAGCGTCAGCCACGAGGGCGAGGGCATCTACGGCGGCCAGGCCGTCGCCGCGGGCGTCGCGGCGGCGATGGGCGGCGCCTCGGTCACCTCGGTGATCGCGGCGGCCCTGTCCGTCGTCCCGATGGACTCCTGGACGGCCCGTTCGATGCGGCGCGCGGTGGTCGCGGCGCAGCGCGTCCAGCCCGACCCGCTGACCCGCGAGCGCACGGTCCGCTCGGCGGTCGTCATCGGCGGCTACCCCTGGACGGACCTGGCCCCCGAGGCCGTCGCCCTCGCCTTCGGCGCCTTCGCCGCCGCCCGCGGCGACTTCCGCACCGCGGTCCTGACCGCCGTCAACATGGGCCGCGACGCCGACACGACGGCTGCCGTGGCAGGCGCCCTGGCCGGCGCGTCGGGCGGCCTCGCCGCCGTCCCGGAGGAATGGTCCACCGCCATCAGCCCGGTCACCGGCAGCTGCCTGCCGTCGATGCGGGGGTACCACGTGCTGGACATCGCGGACTTGCTGACACCGGAGGAGGACGCCCTATGA
- a CDS encoding ADP-ribosylglycohydrolase family protein: MSGDTTLAAGDRPAAPGNRPTAPGDRAAAPGDRAAAGHAAPDPAPENPPPVRRRARRAPVLGTRSPASRARATRRDTVEGLLLGLAAGDAAGWPAARHRASRMPEWTRRLTRELDTFAEQNATTTLPVPIALNQPPEPLRLGPSDDAEWAVFTAEALLASAGPLFASLPPERRLRAAVDMAWNALASQVAAAADRAPEVESAVLPLRARISVRAGLGNLAAGLRPPATGHDNPHYFDDAACVRAAVLALVHPGDPAAAAELAEFDARYTQDGDGVHGARAMAAATAAAVGGATPDEAVAAALAQLPPATEIGRNGRYAVELARTAASAFELVPLLEHRIVDHVYSYGIAAAETVPVALALTVAARGEIAVAVPAAACLSRVADSAPALVGALTGALGGGGSVPATWREACRTLAGCALPRLAGTDLVELAGLLGATEPADPGGQFRHDTHSG; this comes from the coding sequence ATGAGTGGTGACACGACGCTGGCAGCCGGAGACAGGCCGGCGGCCCCGGGGAACAGGCCGACGGCCCCGGGGGACAGGGCGGCAGCCCCGGGGGACAGGGCGGCGGCGGGCCACGCCGCCCCGGACCCCGCTCCCGAGAACCCGCCCCCCGTACGCCGCCGCGCACGACGCGCCCCCGTGCTGGGCACCCGGAGCCCCGCGTCCCGCGCCAGGGCGACGCGCCGCGACACCGTCGAGGGCCTCCTCCTGGGCCTGGCCGCGGGCGACGCCGCCGGCTGGCCGGCCGCCCGGCACCGCGCCTCCCGCATGCCCGAATGGACCCGTCGTCTCACCCGCGAACTCGACACCTTCGCCGAACAGAACGCGACGACCACCCTCCCCGTCCCCATCGCCCTCAACCAGCCCCCCGAGCCCCTCCGCCTCGGCCCCTCCGACGACGCCGAATGGGCGGTGTTCACCGCCGAGGCCCTGCTCGCGTCCGCGGGCCCGCTCTTCGCCTCCCTGCCGCCCGAGCGCCGGCTGCGCGCCGCCGTCGACATGGCCTGGAACGCGCTCGCCAGCCAGGTCGCAGCCGCCGCCGACCGCGCCCCCGAGGTCGAGTCCGCCGTCCTTCCCCTCCGCGCCCGGATCTCGGTCCGGGCCGGGCTCGGCAACCTCGCCGCCGGTCTCCGCCCGCCCGCCACCGGCCACGACAACCCGCACTACTTCGACGACGCGGCCTGCGTACGCGCCGCCGTACTCGCCCTGGTGCACCCCGGCGACCCGGCCGCCGCCGCCGAACTCGCCGAGTTCGACGCCCGCTACACGCAGGACGGCGACGGCGTGCACGGCGCCCGGGCGATGGCCGCGGCCACGGCGGCCGCCGTCGGCGGGGCCACGCCCGACGAGGCCGTGGCGGCGGCCCTGGCACAGCTGCCGCCCGCCACCGAGATCGGCCGCAACGGCCGGTACGCCGTGGAGCTGGCCCGCACCGCGGCCTCCGCGTTCGAGCTCGTGCCGCTCCTGGAGCACCGGATCGTCGACCACGTGTACAGCTACGGCATCGCCGCCGCCGAGACCGTGCCGGTCGCCCTCGCGCTGACCGTCGCCGCGCGCGGCGAGATCGCCGTCGCCGTACCGGCCGCGGCCTGTCTGTCGCGGGTCGCCGACTCGGCCCCCGCGCTCGTGGGCGCGCTCACCGGCGCGCTGGGCGGCGGCGGTTCGGTCCCGGCGACCTGGCGGGAGGCCTGCCGCACGCTCGCGGGCTGCGCGCTGCCCCGGCTCGCGGGCACCGACCTGGTGGAACTCGCCGGTCTCCTCGGAGCCACGGAACCGGCCGACCCGGGTGGACAATTCCGACATGACACCCACTCTGGATGA
- a CDS encoding ADP-ribosylglycohydrolase family protein, with the protein MTPTLDDRITGSLIGAAVGDALGGPVEGYTPAQILERHGGRVTGIVGPWNGEAWRTARPLAPYHKGDGHVTDDTLMTHALIRVYVKVRDHLDAYAVAEHLVPELMGRPVWIPELEAEALPLQRVFLAEKWIVTRLHYAHADPREAGTGNIVNCGAAMYMAPVGLVNAANPAGAYAEALDLAGAHQSSYGREAAGVFAAAVAAACVPGATPRSVVDAALALAKDGTRAAIHAVAEVADAYRDFESALDPLRRAVAPYDSVGPDYRAPSLDARRPSRVHAIEELPVALGMLLVGAGDYRRTVLGAVNYGRDCDSIATMAGAISGALGGEAVVPAEWAKRVAEASRLDLHAPATALAAVSREIHTRDTARRRAHESAYAALTGPAR; encoded by the coding sequence ATGACACCCACTCTGGATGACCGGATCACCGGCAGCCTCATCGGTGCCGCCGTCGGCGACGCCCTCGGCGGCCCCGTCGAGGGCTACACGCCCGCCCAGATCCTGGAACGCCACGGCGGCCGCGTCACCGGCATCGTCGGCCCCTGGAACGGCGAGGCCTGGCGCACGGCGCGCCCCCTCGCGCCGTACCACAAGGGCGACGGGCACGTCACCGACGACACCTTGATGACCCACGCCCTGATCAGGGTGTACGTGAAGGTCCGCGACCACCTCGACGCGTACGCCGTCGCCGAGCACCTGGTCCCCGAACTCATGGGCCGCCCCGTGTGGATCCCCGAGCTGGAGGCGGAGGCCCTCCCCCTCCAGCGGGTGTTCCTCGCCGAGAAGTGGATCGTGACCCGGCTCCACTACGCCCACGCCGACCCGCGCGAGGCCGGCACCGGCAACATCGTCAACTGCGGCGCGGCGATGTACATGGCCCCGGTCGGCCTGGTGAACGCGGCGAACCCGGCGGGAGCCTACGCCGAGGCGCTCGACCTGGCCGGCGCCCACCAGTCCTCGTACGGCCGGGAGGCGGCCGGCGTCTTCGCGGCGGCGGTCGCCGCGGCCTGCGTCCCGGGCGCCACCCCGCGCTCGGTCGTCGACGCGGCGCTGGCGCTCGCCAAGGACGGCACCCGCGCGGCGATCCACGCGGTCGCCGAAGTGGCCGACGCCTACCGGGACTTCGAGTCCGCACTCGATCCGCTGCGCCGTGCGGTCGCCCCGTACGACTCCGTCGGCCCCGACTACCGCGCCCCCTCCCTCGACGCCCGCCGCCCTTCCCGGGTCCACGCGATCGAGGAACTGCCCGTCGCCCTCGGGATGCTGCTCGTCGGCGCGGGCGACTACCGGCGGACGGTGCTGGGTGCGGTCAACTACGGGCGGGACTGCGACTCGATCGCCACGATGGCGGGCGCGATCAGCGGCGCCCTCGGCGGCGAGGCGGTGGTCCCCGCGGAGTGGGCGAAGCGGGTGGCGGAGGCCAGCCGTCTCGACCTGCACGCCCCGGCGACCGCCCTGGCCGCGGTCTCCCGTGAGATCCACACCCGCGACACCGCCCGCCGCCGCGCCCACGAGTCGGCCTACGCGGCCCTGACGGGCCCGGCCCGATGA
- a CDS encoding ADP-ribosylglycohydrolase family protein: MTTAEAGAPARTRAPAGPAADPSGAAAAPLRLTWVQPEDLVGHELRQAAEDGRDATELAARWYAAGGPPAPRTSGASPGTRPGLRPLAEEILDALAALPSPLATREPTALAAIVAACPDWPARPDRTARPDRLGSAGGASGAEGASGAGESDGRPRPVPPPDSPDGALLSRLHAAWLGRAVGCLLGKPVEKLPLDAIRALARATGNWPLADWFTARGVPAALLAAHPWNRRSAPTSLAENIAGMPEDDDLDYPLLALLLLRRHGREFSTADVARLWLDELPAGRTFTAERIAYRNLLDGVEPPLTAVRRNPFREWIGAQIRADVHGWTHPGDPAAAARQAYRDAVLSHTGNGVYGALFVAATLATAATGTADVHASLASGLAVVPPESRLAEAVRYGIAAARGARTPHAFDSVVDRLHAQYGGYHWVHAVPNAALLAAALTHADGDFTRSVCAAVSGGWDTDSNGATAGSVAGLLAGHPDRLPAHWTSPLENRLSTSVPSFDGIGFDTLAALTHSEAVRP; the protein is encoded by the coding sequence ATGACGACCGCCGAAGCCGGGGCACCGGCCCGGACCCGTGCACCCGCCGGACCGGCGGCGGACCCGTCCGGCGCGGCCGCCGCCCCGCTGCGGCTGACCTGGGTGCAGCCCGAGGACCTGGTCGGGCACGAGCTGCGCCAGGCCGCGGAGGACGGGCGCGACGCCACGGAACTCGCCGCCCGCTGGTACGCGGCCGGCGGCCCCCCGGCCCCACGGACCTCCGGGGCGTCCCCCGGCACCCGCCCCGGACTACGCCCCTTGGCCGAGGAGATCCTGGACGCCCTGGCCGCGCTCCCCTCCCCCCTGGCCACCCGCGAACCGACCGCCCTCGCCGCCATCGTGGCGGCCTGCCCGGACTGGCCCGCGCGGCCGGACCGGACCGCCCGGCCGGACCGGCTGGGCAGTGCGGGAGGTGCGAGCGGCGCGGAAGGTGCGAGCGGCGCGGGAGAGTCCGACGGGCGGCCCCGCCCGGTGCCGCCGCCGGACTCGCCCGACGGCGCCCTGCTCTCCCGTCTGCACGCCGCCTGGCTCGGCCGGGCCGTCGGCTGTCTGCTCGGCAAGCCCGTGGAGAAGCTGCCCCTGGACGCGATCCGGGCCCTCGCCCGCGCCACCGGCAACTGGCCGCTCGCCGACTGGTTCACCGCCCGCGGCGTACCCGCCGCCCTGCTCGCCGCGCACCCCTGGAACCGGCGCTCCGCCCCCACCTCCCTCGCCGAGAACATCGCCGGGATGCCCGAGGACGACGACCTCGACTACCCGCTCCTGGCGCTGCTCCTGCTCCGCCGCCACGGCCGGGAGTTCAGCACCGCCGACGTCGCCCGGCTCTGGCTCGACGAACTGCCGGCCGGCCGTACGTTCACCGCCGAGCGGATCGCCTACCGCAATCTGCTCGACGGCGTCGAACCCCCGCTGACCGCCGTCCGCCGCAACCCGTTCCGGGAGTGGATCGGCGCCCAGATCCGCGCCGACGTGCACGGCTGGACCCACCCGGGTGACCCGGCCGCCGCAGCCCGCCAGGCGTACCGGGACGCGGTGCTCAGCCACACCGGCAACGGCGTCTACGGCGCCCTGTTCGTCGCCGCCACCCTCGCCACCGCCGCCACCGGCACCGCCGACGTGCACGCGTCCCTGGCGTCCGGACTGGCCGTCGTACCACCGGAGTCGCGGCTGGCCGAGGCGGTCCGGTACGGCATCGCCGCCGCCCGCGGCGCCCGGACGCCCCACGCCTTCGACTCGGTCGTGGACCGGCTCCACGCCCAGTACGGCGGGTATCACTGGGTGCATGCCGTCCCCAACGCCGCGCTGCTCGCCGCCGCCCTCACCCACGCCGACGGCGACTTCACGCGCTCCGTCTGCGCGGCCGTCTCGGGCGGCTGGGACACCGACTCCAACGGCGCCACGGCCGGCTCCGTCGCCGGTCTGCTCGCCGGCCACCCGGACCGGCTCCCCGCCCACTGGACCTCCCCCCTCGAGAACCGCCTCTCCACCTCGGTGCCGTCCTTCGACGGCATCGGCTTCGACACCCTGGCCGCACTGACGCACTCGGAGGCCGTACGCCCATGA
- the rbsK gene encoding ribokinase, protein MTSIVVLGSTNMDLVAYVPRAPARGETVTGREFRTVPGGKGANQAVAAARAGAEVSMIGAVGADDFGARLRSALEHSGVDTDLLRTVEGPSGTAHIVVDDEGGNAIVVVPGANGTVTSLSHGDEALIGTADALLLQLELPLPVVVEGARTARGLGVRTVLTPAPARALPAELLAATDLLVPNEHEAAALTGHTEPHAAAQALLRFVPEVVITLGATGCLYATRGAEPVTVPAPRVRAVDTTAAGDTFVGTLAVALTEGRPAPEALAWASAAAALSVQRPGASTSMPYRSEIEAAAGEPEADRT, encoded by the coding sequence ATGACCAGCATCGTCGTGCTCGGCAGCACGAACATGGACCTCGTGGCCTATGTGCCCAGGGCCCCCGCCCGCGGCGAGACCGTGACCGGCCGCGAGTTCCGCACCGTCCCCGGCGGCAAGGGCGCCAACCAGGCCGTCGCCGCCGCCCGGGCCGGTGCCGAGGTGTCGATGATCGGCGCGGTCGGCGCCGACGACTTCGGCGCCCGGCTCCGGTCGGCGCTCGAACACAGCGGCGTCGACACCGACCTGCTGCGCACCGTCGAGGGCCCCTCCGGCACCGCGCACATCGTCGTCGACGACGAGGGCGGCAACGCGATCGTCGTCGTCCCCGGCGCCAACGGCACCGTCACCTCCCTGAGCCACGGCGACGAGGCCCTGATCGGCACCGCCGACGCCCTGCTCCTCCAGCTCGAACTCCCCCTCCCCGTCGTCGTCGAGGGCGCCCGCACCGCCCGCGGCCTCGGCGTGCGCACCGTCCTCACGCCCGCCCCGGCCCGGGCCCTGCCCGCCGAACTCCTCGCCGCGACGGACCTGTTGGTACCCAACGAGCACGAGGCCGCCGCCCTCACCGGTCACACCGAGCCGCACGCCGCCGCGCAGGCCCTGCTGCGGTTCGTCCCGGAGGTGGTGATCACCCTCGGCGCCACCGGCTGCCTGTACGCCACGCGCGGCGCCGAGCCGGTCACCGTGCCCGCGCCCCGCGTCCGGGCGGTGGACACCACCGCCGCCGGCGACACCTTCGTCGGCACGCTGGCCGTCGCCCTCACCGAGGGCCGGCCCGCACCGGAGGCGCTCGCCTGGGCGTCGGCCGCCGCCGCGCTCTCCGTCCAGCGCCCGGGCGCGTCCACCTCGATGCCGTACCGCTCCGAGATCGAGGCGGCGGCCGGCGAACCGGAGGCCGACCGCACATGA
- a CDS encoding CaiB/BaiF CoA transferase family protein, with protein sequence MTAADPHATTAPAPPLRGLRVLDLATLFAGPLAAMMLGDFGADVIKVEHPRRPDPSRGHGPAKDGVGLWWKVLGRNKRTMTLDLSTPGGRDTLLRLATDADVIVENFRPGTLERWDLGWDELSTVNPRLVLARVTGFGQFGPYAHRPGFGTLAEAMSGFAAITGEPDGPPTLPPFGLADSIAALATAYAVMTALTARATTGRGQVVDMAIIEPMLSVIGPHPLWYDQLGYVQPRTGNRSRNNAPRNTYRTADGSWVAVSTSAQSIAERVLRLVGRPELIDEPWFADGTGRAAHAELLDEAVGSWIARHTRDEAMAAFEKAEAAIAPVYDVRDVLADPQFQALGTVTEVPDPELGPLRMQNVLFRLSETPGGIRWAGRGHGADTTELLTELGLTDAEIDALREEGAV encoded by the coding sequence ATGACCGCCGCCGACCCGCACGCCACCACCGCTCCCGCCCCGCCCCTGCGCGGACTGCGCGTCCTCGACCTCGCCACCCTCTTCGCCGGTCCGCTCGCCGCGATGATGCTCGGCGACTTCGGCGCCGACGTGATCAAGGTCGAGCACCCCCGGCGGCCCGACCCCTCGCGCGGCCACGGCCCGGCGAAGGACGGCGTCGGCCTGTGGTGGAAGGTCCTCGGCCGCAACAAGCGGACGATGACCCTCGACCTGTCCACCCCCGGCGGCCGCGACACCCTGCTGCGGCTCGCCACCGACGCCGACGTGATCGTGGAGAACTTCCGCCCCGGCACCCTGGAGCGCTGGGACCTCGGCTGGGACGAGCTGTCCACCGTCAACCCGCGCCTCGTGCTCGCCCGGGTCACCGGCTTCGGCCAGTTCGGCCCGTACGCCCACCGGCCCGGCTTCGGCACCCTCGCCGAGGCCATGAGCGGCTTCGCCGCCATCACCGGCGAACCCGACGGCCCGCCGACCCTGCCGCCCTTCGGCCTCGCCGACTCGATCGCCGCCCTCGCCACCGCGTACGCGGTGATGACGGCGCTCACCGCCAGGGCCACCACGGGCCGCGGCCAGGTCGTCGACATGGCCATCATCGAACCGATGCTCTCCGTCATCGGACCCCACCCCCTCTGGTACGACCAGCTCGGCTACGTCCAGCCCCGCACCGGCAACCGCTCCCGCAACAACGCCCCGCGCAACACCTACCGGACCGCCGACGGCTCCTGGGTCGCCGTCTCCACCTCCGCCCAGTCCATCGCCGAACGCGTGCTGCGCCTCGTCGGCCGCCCGGAGCTGATCGACGAGCCCTGGTTCGCCGACGGCACCGGCCGGGCCGCGCACGCGGAGCTCCTCGACGAGGCCGTCGGCTCGTGGATCGCCCGCCACACCCGCGACGAGGCCATGGCCGCGTTCGAGAAGGCGGAGGCCGCCATCGCCCCGGTCTACGACGTCCGGGACGTGCTCGCCGACCCCCAGTTCCAGGCGCTCGGCACCGTCACCGAGGTCCCGGACCCCGAGCTCGGCCCGCTCCGCATGCAGAACGTCCTCTTCCGGCTCTCCGAGACCCCCGGCGGAATCCGCTGGGCCGGACGCGGCCACGGCGCCGACACCACCGAACTCCTCACCGAGCTGGGCCTCACCGACGCCGAGATCGACGCCCTGCGCGAGGAGGGAGCCGTATGA
- a CDS encoding HpcH/HpaI aldolase/citrate lyase family protein: MTGPAGHGGLTVPAGPAGLAGRPGRLGRDAPPVPLTWLYAPGDRPSVVRKALASGADVVIVDLEDAVAPDRRAYALAATAELLAEPHPVPIHVRIHSPRDIPALAPLPGIVALRVPKVTHPTDIQRIVELAQGLPIYPLLENALAVEHAYAIAAAHPSVHGIALGEADLRADLGVREDSGLDWPRSRVVVAARAAALPPPVQSVHPDVRDLNALAAGCARGRAMGFLGRAAIHPRQLPVIARAYLPTPGEVAAAEEVVKAAETEEGALALPDGRFVDAAVVEGARRVLTLAARTA, encoded by the coding sequence ATGACGGGCCCCGCCGGGCACGGCGGACTCACCGTCCCGGCCGGGCCGGCGGGTCTCGCGGGCCGGCCCGGTCGCCTCGGGCGCGACGCCCCGCCCGTCCCCCTCACCTGGCTCTACGCCCCCGGCGACCGCCCGTCCGTGGTCCGCAAGGCCCTCGCCTCCGGGGCCGACGTCGTCATCGTGGACCTGGAGGACGCGGTGGCCCCGGACCGCAGGGCCTATGCCCTGGCCGCCACCGCCGAGCTGCTCGCCGAACCCCACCCCGTACCGATCCACGTCCGCATCCACTCCCCCCGTGACATCCCCGCACTGGCACCCCTCCCCGGGATCGTCGCTCTCCGTGTTCCCAAGGTGACACACCCCACTGACATCCAGCGGATCGTCGAGCTCGCCCAGGGCCTCCCGATCTACCCGCTTCTGGAGAACGCCCTGGCCGTGGAGCACGCCTACGCCATCGCCGCCGCGCACCCCTCGGTCCACGGCATCGCCCTCGGCGAGGCGGACCTGCGCGCCGATCTGGGCGTACGGGAGGACAGCGGCCTCGACTGGCCGCGCAGCCGGGTCGTGGTCGCCGCCCGCGCGGCCGCGCTCCCTCCCCCGGTCCAGTCGGTGCACCCGGACGTCCGCGACCTGAACGCGCTCGCCGCGGGATGTGCGCGGGGCCGTGCCATGGGCTTCCTCGGCAGGGCCGCGATCCATCCCCGCCAGCTCCCCGTCATCGCCCGGGCCTACCTGCCCACGCCCGGCGAGGTCGCCGCGGCCGAGGAGGTCGTGAAGGCGGCGGAGACCGAGGAAGGGGCGCTCGCCCTTCCCGACGGACGCTTCGTGGACGCGGCCGTGGTCGAGGGCGCCCGCCGCGTCCTCACCCTCGCGGCCCGTACGGCCTGA
- the lgt gene encoding prolipoprotein diacylglyceryl transferase, whose translation MDLAYIPSPSTGVIHLGPIPLRGYAFCIIIGVFVAVWLGNKRWIARGGTAGTVADIAVWAVPFGLVGGRLYHVITDYQLYFSEGENWVDAFKIWEGGLGIWGAIALGAVGAWIGCRRRGIPLPAYADAIAPGIALAQAIGRWGNWFNQELYGKPTDLPWALKITAGPNREAGLYHPTFLYESLWCVGVALLVIWADRRFKLGHGRAFALYVAAYCAGRVWTEYLRVDEAHHILGLRLNVWTAIIVFVLAVVYIVISAKIRPGREEIVEPKANKTEKSDQADQADATEQGDDVVGEKADGGDKAPDADSGSDEAPAKDAAADGAPQGKTGRTTEDEPSDAPAEDAAAKDGVDNGAGAGGR comes from the coding sequence ATGGACCTTGCCTACATTCCCAGCCCGTCGACCGGCGTGATCCACCTCGGACCGATCCCGCTGCGCGGCTATGCCTTCTGCATCATCATCGGTGTCTTCGTCGCCGTCTGGCTCGGCAACAAGCGCTGGATCGCCCGGGGCGGCACCGCCGGCACCGTCGCCGACATCGCCGTCTGGGCCGTGCCCTTCGGCCTCGTCGGCGGCCGGCTCTACCACGTGATCACCGACTACCAGCTGTACTTCAGCGAGGGTGAGAACTGGGTCGACGCCTTCAAGATCTGGGAGGGCGGCCTCGGTATCTGGGGCGCCATCGCGCTCGGCGCCGTCGGCGCCTGGATCGGCTGCCGCCGCCGCGGCATCCCGCTCCCGGCGTACGCGGACGCCATCGCGCCCGGCATCGCCCTCGCCCAGGCCATCGGACGCTGGGGCAACTGGTTCAACCAGGAGCTCTACGGCAAGCCGACCGACCTGCCCTGGGCGCTGAAGATCACCGCGGGCCCCAACCGCGAGGCCGGCCTCTACCACCCGACCTTCCTCTACGAGTCGCTGTGGTGCGTCGGCGTCGCGCTCCTGGTCATCTGGGCCGACCGCCGCTTCAAGCTGGGCCACGGCCGCGCCTTCGCGCTGTACGTCGCGGCGTACTGCGCGGGCCGCGTCTGGACCGAGTACCTGCGCGTCGACGAGGCCCACCACATCCTCGGCCTGCGGCTGAACGTGTGGACGGCGATCATCGTCTTCGTCCTCGCGGTCGTCTACATCGTGATCTCGGCGAAGATCCGCCCGGGCCGCGAGGAGATCGTGGAGCCGAAGGCGAACAAGACCGAGAAGAGCGACCAGGCCGACCAGGCCGACGCCACGGAGCAGGGCGACGACGTCGTCGGCGAGAAGGCGGACGGCGGCGACAAGGCCCCCGACGCCGACTCCGGCTCGGACGAGGCGCCGGCGAAGGACGCCGCCGCCGACGGGGCTCCGCAGGGCAAGACGGGCAGGACCACGGAGGACGAGCCCTCCGACGCCCCGGCCGAGGACGCCGCCGCGAAGGACGGCGTGGACAACGGGGCCGGCGCGGGCGGGCGCTGA
- a CDS encoding DsbA family protein: MSEKNNGGTQSARERLQQQRQRDKAREKQRRVLIVSAAVVGVLGLAAVVGVIAANSGGKDSSDKAGPVVAPTGAIGGDKPAIPQGRPDAPSTLAIWEDFRCPACAQFENFFRDTVHELEASGAVKAEYHLATLIDGNMGGSGSLRAANAAACAQDAGKFTQYHDVLYINQPQETDDAYAKNGKLIELAAKVPGLDTPAFRSCVEDGTHDAWVKKSNDAFRASEFTGTPSVLLNGESIFPSKGNEQISPENLKKWVAEANKGKKPGTASPAAGSATR, translated from the coding sequence GTGAGCGAGAAGAACAATGGCGGTACCCAGAGCGCGCGGGAGCGCCTCCAGCAGCAGCGGCAGCGTGACAAGGCCCGCGAGAAGCAGCGGCGCGTCCTCATCGTGTCGGCCGCGGTCGTCGGCGTCCTCGGCCTGGCCGCGGTCGTCGGAGTGATCGCCGCCAACAGCGGCGGCAAGGACAGCTCCGACAAGGCCGGCCCCGTGGTCGCCCCCACCGGGGCCATCGGCGGCGACAAGCCGGCCATCCCCCAGGGCAGGCCGGACGCCCCGTCCACGCTCGCGATCTGGGAGGACTTCCGCTGCCCGGCCTGCGCCCAGTTCGAGAACTTCTTCCGGGACACCGTCCACGAGCTGGAGGCCTCGGGCGCGGTCAAGGCCGAGTACCACCTCGCCACCCTCATCGACGGGAACATGGGCGGCAGCGGCTCCCTGCGCGCCGCCAACGCGGCGGCCTGCGCCCAGGACGCCGGAAAGTTCACGCAGTACCACGACGTGCTCTACATCAACCAGCCGCAGGAGACCGACGACGCCTACGCGAAGAACGGCAAGCTCATCGAGCTCGCCGCGAAGGTCCCCGGTCTCGACACCCCCGCCTTCCGCAGCTGCGTGGAGGACGGCACGCACGACGCCTGGGTGAAGAAGTCGAACGACGCCTTCCGCGCCAGCGAGTTCACCGGCACCCCGTCCGTCCTGCTCAACGGCGAATCGATCTTCCCGTCGAAGGGGAACGAGCAGATCTCCCCGGAGAACCTGAAGAAGTGGGTCGCCGAGGCCAACAAGGGCAAGAAGCCCGGCACGGCCTCCCCGGCCGCCGGATCCGCCACCCGCTGA